The Candidatus Nanopelagicales bacterium nucleotide sequence AATGCGACCGGGATTCGCTGGCATTCAGAACGAATTGCTGTACGACCCCAAGACCACCTTGCTCTTCGGTGACGCGAAGGACTCGTTGAACAAGGTCGTCAGCGCAGTTAAAGAGATTTGATGGTTCGGCCTCTTCCCGAAGGGGCTCTTTGCTGCGACTCTAGGCCCGTGGGGACTCGCCCACAGGCCAGTGGAGGGGCTTGATGGACGACGACGCGATCGACTTTGTGGTTGCGGCCTGGCAAGAAGAGGGCCGCTGGATGCTGGAGGCGCTGCCGCCGCAGGCAGGGCTGTCCGTTGACCGCCTCATCAACTCGCTGGCGGCGCATCCATCCCAGGGCGGAGTGCTCGGACTGGTAAGCATCGCCGACGACTTCTTCGTGATCGCCCGCGTGCAAGGTCGACATCCGCGCTTCTTGCTGTCAGATGTGAGCGCAGGTCAGGATTGGCCGATTGCCGAGGAAGTGCTCGATCGCCTCGGGATTCCGATCCCCAACGATGATGATGACGACTTCGACGAGGTCACCCCTGCTGGTGATATGACAATCGTGGCGGACTGGGGAATGTCCGGCGCTGAGTTGACGATGTTGTGCGAGGACATCGACATGTTCCCCGACGAGGTATTGAGCGCGATCGCGACACGACTTGGCTTTGGTCCCTCATTCGACGCAGCGTCCGGGGATCTGCGAGCAGTCTGACGGCGCCCCGCACCCGGATCCGTGGACAAGCACCCGTTGGCTGCAATGAATCATCTGCCTACCCACGAAGAGTCGATGCGCCTGGCCCTTGCGGTTGCTCGGCAGGCAGCAGCCACCGACGATGTGCCCGTCGGCGCGGTTGTGCTGGATGCCGAGGGCCAAGTGATTGGGCAAGGCGTCAATCGCCGCGAGGCCGACCACGACCCGTCGGCCCACGCGGAGGTCGTCGCCCTGCGCCTGGCCGGCCAGGCCAGCGGCAACTGGCGCTTGGACGGCTGCACGCTGGTGGTCACGCTCGAGCCCTGTGCCATGTGCGCCGGCGCTTTGGTTTCGGCACGAATCGAGCAGCTAGTTTTTGGCGCGTATGACCAGAAGGCAGGCGCGGTGGGCAGTCGCTGGGATCTTGTCCGCGATCGCCGCCTCAACCACCGACCGGAGGTCGTTGGGGGGGTGCTTGCAGCTGAGTCGACCGAACTGCTGCAGGACTTCTTCGCCAGTCAGCGGATGACCGCCCATGCTGAAACTAGGCGCATCGATGGCGATGATTCAGCCACTCGGTTTCCCCGCGACACATAGCCGAACCGGTCGACTGCCACCTGCCAGGCTCAGCACCTGGCTCCGTTGAGGGAGACCCGGAACGATGTGAGTCGACGGCTGCCGCTGATGGCGCTCACTTTGGCGCAGGTGCGGTTCTTGGTCTTTGCCGTCACCTTGACCTGGGTGGTCTGGCCGCTGCGCAGAGTCCCGGTTGTCTTTGACCGAGTCAACTTCGACGTCGACACGCGCCAGCCTGCGCTTGAACCGCCGAGGTTGGTGATGCTCAAGCGTAGGGCGTGGCCCTTCTTCAGCTTGCACGTGCGAGTCCGGCAGGGCTTGGCGGCGACGAGCTTGGCTGGTGCGAGTCGAGAGACGACGGTCGGGTTACCCGCAACGCCCGTGGTGGAGCCAATCCACGCCGCATACGTCGAGACACGTGTGTAGACACCGGGGAAGCCAGCACGGCCACAGCCGTTTCCCCAACTGATGATGCCCACGAGCGTCTCCCTGCCCGCCCACGCGGTCAGCGGACCCCCCGAATCACCCTGACAGGAATCAGCACCGCCCTGCGGGATCCCACCGCAAATCATTGAGCGTGATTTGTAGCTGGTTCCGTATTGGCCACAACCACCCGTTTGGCCAGCCTCATCTTGAATCTTCACCGAACGCAGGAATCGACTCATGTAGCCACCGTCGCTGGTTCGGCCGAATCCGAACGCGGTCATAGCGGTTCCCAGCGATGGACCGGAGTTGTTGGCGGTGTAGGGCAGCGCCGTAATCGGCATCGCCGTGGCGGTCTGGATCAAGGCGATGTCGTTCTCCTCGGTGGCACTGGTGTAGTTGGGATGCACGTAGATCGACTTCCATCGAATCGGTGTCTCGCGCTCAAAACCCGCTGGGTTCACAAGTGCCTCGCTGGCTGCGACTTCGCCGGCGGACTGGCCGAAGACGCAATGTGCGGCGGTCACTATCCACCGACTCGATAGTGCTGTTCCGCCGCAGACCCAATCCTGGCGATCGAGGCGAGGGTGGAGCAGGACGTACCAAGGTGTCGGGGTGTTGGACTGGTTAACCGGTGCGCCCCCAACGATGCGAGACGCGGGCTGGCCGTCGATGCGCGCAGTGCCGGCGTGAGCGGGGGCAACGACGCCCGCACCCAGCAGGGCGAGAGCGCTGCCGGCTACCAATGCAGAGAGTAACCGCTTCACTACTCAATGTTACGTCTTGCTGCCTGGCGGAAGGACCTGACGAGTATCCGGTTGCACCCAGTCGGGCTAGTCGTCAGTTGAACTAGTCGTCAATCGAAAAGGTGCTGTGCGGGCGGCACCCGAGGCAAGGCAACCGAGGCAATGGGCAGGGCAGTCGAAGAGTTACGGTCGGCAGCCGCGTTTGTGGTTGAGCGCGACGACGAGGTTGCGGTTGGGGGTGTGCGATGCCTGGAACTGGACCTTCACGCACTTCTTAGCACGGCTGTTGGTGCTGAAGGAGACGTTGGTGGACCGGTGTGCCTTGAGCGCGCCCCGGCGCTGAGAGATCCGCAGTTTGGAGTCCTGCGACTTGAGCCGCCACGTGCCGCGGCTACCGCTGACGTTGTTGACCTTGAAGGTGGATCTGCCTGACTTGCACACCTTGCACACCCGACTGGTGCACTTGCCGGTGATGGTGAAGTGCGGTGGGAAGACAATGCGGTTGATCCACGATGCGTAGGTCGACACGCGGGTGTAAATGCCTGGGTAGCGAGCGAGGCCACAGCCGGTGCCGGTGCTGACGATCCCCACCAGCCGGGTACGTCCCGCCACCCGCGACGTCAAGGGCCCGCCGGAATCACCTTGACAGGCGTCCACGCCACCGTGGGGCAATCCACCGCACAGTTGGTAGGCACGGTTGAAGGCTGTGCCCCCGTACGAGCCGCACTTTTTGCCAGTGGGACCGGTGAGGTCCTGGATATTGCCGACCTGTAGGTAGCGAGCGATGCTGTCTTGATCGCCGGAAATCCGTTCCCCGAATCCGAACACCTGTGCCGCCGCGCCCTTCTTCGGCGAGGACTTGCTGGTGTTGATGCCCAGCCGTCCCGCCGGCATCGGCGAACGGGTTCGGAGCAGCGCGACGTCGTTACGCTGATTGCGCGAGTTTGGTTTGTATCCCGGATGCACCACGATCCGGCTGAGGAGGTACCCGTTGCCAGAGTTGATCTTCGACGGATTGATCTGGAGGTAGCTGCCACCACGCCCGGTCTGGGCAATGCCATCGCGTCCCGATTTGACGCAGTGCGCAGCGGTAACCGCCCACCGACGACTCAGCGCGGTCGCCCCACACAGCATCCGATCGCCGCGGAATGACGGCGTGAACTGGAGGAACCAGCTGGTGTTGGATCGATTCGCATTTGAGCCGCCGATCACTCGAACCTGCGGCCCATTTGAGTTCCGAGGTGCGTTGGCGGCCGAGGCTGGTTGGGCGAAGCCAACGAGTACGACAGTGGCCAGGGTCGCCGACATCGCGGCTCCCGTTGCTGTCAGTGCCCGCGAGCGGGCGGTTCTAGTCACTTGGTCACCCTATGCGTAGTCCCGGGGATTCGGTCCGAATAGTTGGCTATCCCACCAAATGGTCCCGGCCAGCATGGCGCTTCGTGGTGATACGTCTGGATCTGTAGGGTGCTGCACCGCGTGGGTTCGATCACTAGTTCACGGTCGAATCTGGATCGCCGGCCGACTGTGCCTGGGCGGCACACATGACGTCGGGTAGGCGCAGCGTGAGCGAATCGGTGAAGCGTTCAATCAGATCGGCGAGCATGTCGACGTCGGTTCCCTCCCACTCGGCGAGTACGTGAGAGAGCACCCAGTGCCGCATGGCTGCGCTCTCGGCCACTGCGGCACGTCCGGTGTCGGTCAACTCCACGGTGGTCCGTCGGCGGTCAGTGGGATCGGTGCCCCGCTGCACGAGACCCTCGGCTTCGGCGTCGGTCACTAGCCGGCTGGCAGTCGAATGGTCGAGTTCCAGGGCTGTCGCGACCTGCGTGATCGTTGGCGACTGCCCATCTGGCTCAGTCTCGGTGGTGGCCTCGGCGATCGCCATGCACGCCATCACCTTGGCGATGTCGATTTTGTCGCCGGTTGCTGCCATCGGCAGGGTCGTCGCGGGTGGCTTGACCATCATCCGGCGCATCCGCAGGAAGTTTCGGTCGAGGCGCTCGATTGCGGCGCGATCGTTCTCCAGCGGGGACCGGAATCCGCTATTTGGCACCCGAGCCTCCTCCGCGTCGTTGGGCGTTGTGTGCTGCACGGCACATTACATGTGGCCCACACACAGTTTACATGTGCCTCACATGTAACTTACTGTTCGGAAAGCTGGCGCAGCGCTGGCGAGGGACGACCGCCGAGCGAGCGGTGAGATGAAGGAGCAACACGTGGGTCCAGTTTCCAGATGGGCGGTTGATCGACCGAAGAGCGCGATCGCCGCGTGGGTGCTGATGGCGATCGTCATCATTGGACTAGCCGCCGGTTTTGGTGGGACCTACAACAACTCCTTCTCGCTGCCGGACACCGAGTCCAGCCAGGCCCAGAAGTTGCTTGAGCAGATTCCCGGCGCGAGCAGTTCGCTGACGGCATCCACCGGAAAGATGGTCTGGAGCCCTGAGTCAGGTTCGGCCAAGGCTCCGGCCGTCGCCAAGCCGGTCACCGAAACCCTCACCACCATTTCGCAGAACCCCGGCGTCGCTTGCGTCGTGAGCCCCTATGGCAAGCCACTGGGAACCGCCTGTCCAGCGGCCCAAACCAGCCCGAGTTCGGCACAGCCCGCCGCTGGCAGCCAACAAGCAGGCCAGCAGCCTGGACAGGGCCAGACCGCCCCGCCGACGGCGGAAGCCGCCAAGGCAATGGCTGGATTGGCACCTTCGGGAATCAGTGTGGATGGCCGGGTCGGCTACGCCACCATCACCTTCAAAGGTGCAGCTGAGGACCTTAACGCCGCTGACGCCGTCGCGGTTCTCGATCAGGTCACCGCGCTCAACGGCCAGGATGGCCTGCGCGTAGGCGTAAATGGTCAGGCGCTGGAATTCGCTGGCCAAGAGCCGCCGAGCGGCGAGGCCATCGGTGTCACCGTCGCATTGATCATTTTGCTCTTCACGTTTGGTTCCCTTGTGGGTGCGCTGCTGCCGATCGGTTCGGCGATTCTGTCGCTGGCAGTCGGGCAGGCCCTGGTCCTGGTCACCGCGCGGTTCCTCGACGTTGCGACGTTTGCTCCGACCCTGGCCGCGATGATTGGCCTCGGTGTTGGCATCGACTACTCGCTGTTCGTCATCAACCGGTACAAACAGGCGCTCGAGGCTGGTCGTGATCCACGTTCGGCGGCGCACGAGGCTGTTCGGACGTCCGGTCGCGCGGTCGTCTTCGCGGCGGCCACCGTTGTCATTGCGCTGCTCGGTCTCTTCGTGCTCGGCATCGACTTCTTCAACGGTCTCGCGGTTGCGGCTGCGGCCACTGTCATCCTGATGATGATCGGCGCGACGCTGTTGCTGCCGGCGGTCCTGTCATTGCTGGGTCTGAAGGCCTTTGCGATCAAGATGCCGTGGGCTCGCAAGCCCAAGGTGCACAATCCCGACGGTGGCGGCTTTGCGCGGTATGGCGCCTGGTTGCAGAAGAACTACCGCTGGTTCGGTGCGCTGGCACTAGCGGCACTGATCGTCATTGCACTGCCGATCAGTTCATTGCGATTGGGCTTCACCGATGACAGCGGGAAGGCGCCGGAAAAGAGCGCTCGGATCGCCTACGACCTGGTCAGCGAAGGATTCGGTCCCGGTACGAACGGGCCGTTCATCATCGCTGTACAGACCAAGACCCCCGGCGACAATGCGGCAGTCCAACAGTTGGCCGCAACGGTATCCGCCGACCCCGGCGTCGCAGCCGCGGTTGCGTCACCGATGGTGCCGACCTCGGACGTGGCGGCAATGCGGGTCGTTCCAACCACCAGTCCGCAGGATCCTGCCACGACGGACCTGTTGAACCGTCTGCGCGACGAGGACATCCCCAAGGCCATGGAGGCTGGCAACGTCTCGGCGTTCGTGGGCGGCACGCAAGCGATCACGTCGGACTTCACCACCGTCCTGACCAAGTCGCTGCCGCTGTTCCTGTCGGTGGTCATCGGCCTCGGGTTCCTGGCGCTGGTGTTGCTGTTCCGCTCGATCATCGTGCCGTTGACCGGCGCCATCACCAGCCTGCTCTCGCTGTCGGCTGCGATGGGCGTCACTGTGGCCGTGTTCCAGTGGGGCTGGCTCGCCGACGTGATCGGGATCAACGCGACCGGACCCATTCAGCCTTTCCTTCCGATCATGGTGTTCGCCATCCTGTTTGGCCTGTCCATGGACTACCAGGTGTTCCTGGTCAGTCGAATGCAGGAGGAGTGGGGTCACACCCAGAACAACCGCAAATCGGTTAGGCGCGGCCTGGCGGCCTCGGGCCGGGTCGTGGCAATCGCGGCGGCGATCATGTTCAGCGTCTTTGCGGCGTTCATGTTGGGTAACGATCCGACGATCAAGTTGTTTGGTCTGGCGCTGTCCACGGCGGTGCTGTTCGATGCCTTCGTGGTTCGCCTGATCATCGTTCCATCGCTGATGTATCAGTTCGGCAACGCCAACTGGTGGCTGCCTGGCTGGCTGCGGCAAATGCTGCCGAACATCGCGGTGGAGAGCGAAGAAGACGCGGCGTTCGAAGAGTCGGAGATCGACGACATCCCCGAGGACGAGCCGGAACCGGTGAAGGTCTGATCGGCCAACGACTCAAGAACGACTGGACCTGAGCGCGGTGCGGAGCTACGGCACCGCGCTCAGGTTGTCTGTGGGCTCGCGCTGGGCGGTTCAGTGATGAACGCGCGGTCCGAGCACCTCATTGCGTTGTCGTTCTAGCTGCTCCAACGGATCGTCCGCTTCGCTTAGCTGGGCAGGGCCCAAGACGCGCAACAGGCTCTTACGTGCCAGGTAGTAGAGCCTGAATCCAATATGATTCATGGCCTTCTCCTTCCGACCAAAACAACGCTACGCCTCCGGGTGTAATTAGACAACATCAGGTTGGCTAATTACCGTCCGAATGAGTCGTGACGGTGGAATGAGAAGGTTGTTCCGGCGTCGATATCCATGGGGTGAGAGATGGCAAAGCTCGTGCTGCATATCGGCACGCGGAAAACGGGAACGACCTTCCTGCAGAGCTACTTGCACGAGAACGTCGCGCAACTGAAAAAGCAGGGTTGGTCCTATCCAGAATTCGTGGAGGAACGCAACCACCTGGAGTTCGCGCTGCTCTTTCACGACAAGGTTTCCGGGATCCATCGCATGCGCGGGATGCCGGACCGAGCGGCTATCAATCGCAACGCCCAAAAGTGGGCCGATCAACTCCGCAAACACGTCCGGCCCAACTCCCGCTGGATCATCACGAGCGAGATGTTCAGCACGCGGCTGCAGACCGTGGGCGAGGTCCAGAATGCGGTGACCTTCCTGCGCCAATTCTTCGACGACATCACAGTGGTGTTGTTCGTCCGGCGCCAAGAGTTCATGTTCCCGAGCGTCTATTCGCAGTCGGTCAAGAATGGCTTCAGCCCCACGTGGTCGTGGGGTTTCTGCAAGAAGCGACTGTCGAAGCTCGACTACCAAACAATGTACGAGCGGTGGAATGGCGCGAACGGTGTCGACGAGATGGTCGTTGTGCCATTCCTCGAGTCGGACAAGGCGAACGCTGACCGGCTGCCGGAGCAGTTCTCCGAGGCGACTGGCATCAAGTTTGGGCAGGACTGGGTAATGCCCCCGGAGTTCCATTCCAACCAGAGCCTCAGCGCGGAAGGGATTGCCTTCCTGCGTGTTGTCAATCCGTATATCCCACTGATGCGTGCGGACAACACGTCGAACCGGTACCAGCGCGAACTCGTCATCGAACGGCTGATGGAGCTGACACCGGGTCCATCGATCCGTCCCGACGCCGAGATTCAGGCCCGGATCATTGACCATTACAAGCCCAGTAATCAGGCCCTGGTCGATGCCTTGCAAGGCGGCCGGTCCGCATCGCAAGCGTGGGATGAATGGCTGCAACCACCGGCTGAAGCTCCGCGACCCGTCGATGTGCCAGACATCAGCCCGTCGCGCGTCGCCGAGCTGATGGTGGCCCTGTCTGAGCCCCATGGTCCCGTGGCATGGGGACGCGTGGACTCCAAACCGTTGCTCGTGGGTCAGTTTGCCCGGGAGTTGGTCACCGAGCGACTGTTGAAGCGCAGGAAGTGACGCTGCCGGGACTGCTCAGCCGGCCGGGATCGCCTCGCGCTTGGTCTTCGCCCACGCCTGGTTGCCCCGCAGTTGGCGGTACAGGCCGATGAAGACGACTGGCCACATGATCCACGTGTAGAGGATGTAGGGGAACAGCGCGGCCAGTACCGAGAAGACTCCTCGCCACCCTTTGCCACGGCCAACGATGATGACCCCCAGAATCGTGGGTCCGAGCGACAGTTGCAGGAAGAAGAGCAACAACCAGAAGTTGCCGAACGGCAAGTAGGGAACCCCGAAGCCGATCGTCAGCACGAGGGCAACGATCACCGCGATACCGACGATGATCTGTAGCGCCGGCTGAATCAGGGTGTACAGCCCATCGAATCGCCGCAAACCCACCAAGTGGTGGGAGTGCAGCCGTTTCAGACTGCCGAAGACCTGCAGGTTGCCCTGCATCCACCGCGCTCGTTGACGGTAGAGCGGACGCAAGTTGTTGAGCCCTTGTTGACGAACGTTGCTGAACGGTTCGTGTACCCCGAACCAGCCTCGTTCGAGTAGTCGCAGACCGAGTTCTTGGTCCTCGGTGAGGTAGTCCGACCACGGACCTCGTTCGGTACTCACCGACTCCAGC carries:
- a CDS encoding tRNA adenosine deaminase-associated protein, with the translated sequence MDDDAIDFVVAAWQEEGRWMLEALPPQAGLSVDRLINSLAAHPSQGGVLGLVSIADDFFVIARVQGRHPRFLLSDVSAGQDWPIAEEVLDRLGIPIPNDDDDDFDEVTPAGDMTIVADWGMSGAELTMLCEDIDMFPDEVLSAIATRLGFGPSFDAASGDLRAV
- the tadA gene encoding tRNA adenosine(34) deaminase TadA, which codes for MRLALAVARQAAATDDVPVGAVVLDAEGQVIGQGVNRREADHDPSAHAEVVALRLAGQASGNWRLDGCTLVVTLEPCAMCAGALVSARIEQLVFGAYDQKAGAVGSRWDLVRDRRLNHRPEVVGGVLAAESTELLQDFFASQRMTAHAETRRIDGDDSATRFPRDT
- a CDS encoding serine protease yields the protein MKRLLSALVAGSALALLGAGVVAPAHAGTARIDGQPASRIVGGAPVNQSNTPTPWYVLLHPRLDRQDWVCGGTALSSRWIVTAAHCVFGQSAGEVAASEALVNPAGFERETPIRWKSIYVHPNYTSATEENDIALIQTATAMPITALPYTANNSGPSLGTAMTAFGFGRTSDGGYMSRFLRSVKIQDEAGQTGGCGQYGTSYKSRSMICGGIPQGGADSCQGDSGGPLTAWAGRETLVGIISWGNGCGRAGFPGVYTRVSTYAAWIGSTTGVAGNPTVVSRLAPAKLVAAKPCRTRTCKLKKGHALRLSITNLGGSSAGWRVSTSKLTRSKTTGTLRSGQTTQVKVTAKTKNRTCAKVSAISGSRRLTSFRVSLNGARC
- a CDS encoding serine protease, which codes for MTRTARSRALTATGAAMSATLATVVLVGFAQPASAANAPRNSNGPQVRVIGGSNANRSNTSWFLQFTPSFRGDRMLCGATALSRRWAVTAAHCVKSGRDGIAQTGRGGSYLQINPSKINSGNGYLLSRIVVHPGYKPNSRNQRNDVALLRTRSPMPAGRLGINTSKSSPKKGAAAQVFGFGERISGDQDSIARYLQVGNIQDLTGPTGKKCGSYGGTAFNRAYQLCGGLPHGGVDACQGDSGGPLTSRVAGRTRLVGIVSTGTGCGLARYPGIYTRVSTYASWINRIVFPPHFTITGKCTSRVCKVCKSGRSTFKVNNVSGSRGTWRLKSQDSKLRISQRRGALKAHRSTNVSFSTNSRAKKCVKVQFQASHTPNRNLVVALNHKRGCRP
- a CDS encoding winged helix-turn-helix transcriptional regulator, which codes for MPNSGFRSPLENDRAAIERLDRNFLRMRRMMVKPPATTLPMAATGDKIDIAKVMACMAIAEATTETEPDGQSPTITQVATALELDHSTASRLVTDAEAEGLVQRGTDPTDRRRTTVELTDTGRAAVAESAAMRHWVLSHVLAEWEGTDVDMLADLIERFTDSLTLRLPDVMCAAQAQSAGDPDSTVN
- a CDS encoding MMPL family transporter, whose product is MGPVSRWAVDRPKSAIAAWVLMAIVIIGLAAGFGGTYNNSFSLPDTESSQAQKLLEQIPGASSSLTASTGKMVWSPESGSAKAPAVAKPVTETLTTISQNPGVACVVSPYGKPLGTACPAAQTSPSSAQPAAGSQQAGQQPGQGQTAPPTAEAAKAMAGLAPSGISVDGRVGYATITFKGAAEDLNAADAVAVLDQVTALNGQDGLRVGVNGQALEFAGQEPPSGEAIGVTVALIILLFTFGSLVGALLPIGSAILSLAVGQALVLVTARFLDVATFAPTLAAMIGLGVGIDYSLFVINRYKQALEAGRDPRSAAHEAVRTSGRAVVFAAATVVIALLGLFVLGIDFFNGLAVAAAATVILMMIGATLLLPAVLSLLGLKAFAIKMPWARKPKVHNPDGGGFARYGAWLQKNYRWFGALALAALIVIALPISSLRLGFTDDSGKAPEKSARIAYDLVSEGFGPGTNGPFIIAVQTKTPGDNAAVQQLAATVSADPGVAAAVASPMVPTSDVAAMRVVPTTSPQDPATTDLLNRLRDEDIPKAMEAGNVSAFVGGTQAITSDFTTVLTKSLPLFLSVVIGLGFLALVLLFRSIIVPLTGAITSLLSLSAAMGVTVAVFQWGWLADVIGINATGPIQPFLPIMVFAILFGLSMDYQVFLVSRMQEEWGHTQNNRKSVRRGLAASGRVVAIAAAIMFSVFAAFMLGNDPTIKLFGLALSTAVLFDAFVVRLIIVPSLMYQFGNANWWLPGWLRQMLPNIAVESEEDAAFEESEIDDIPEDEPEPVKV